ATAAGGAAGTATCTTTTCCAAGTTTACAAATTTGGGGGGATAACTTTTTCATTTCAAACTTACAAAAATGTTTCAAGCAAAGTTGCTTTACCAGTTACtgtctctatgtgtgtgtatacattattttttattaactgtTTAAGGACTGAATTCTGAACTGAAAAGATCATATAAAGTATGTCACTGGTAGAAGGACACATCAAAAGGTAAACCGCTTGTGATTATGGatgactttgttttttgcttcttgtgTTTTTTAGTTTCCTATTACACACACGTTAACTTTTAAGAAagaattgtcattttaaaaacctttaaaaagaagaCTGTCACTGGGACAAATAGCAAACTGAATTGTATGTTGACCCtggattagaaaataaaataataaatttcctgATTTTAGTTATTAATACCCTGGTTACATCAGAGAATGCTTTTCTTCTTAGGAAGTATACAGGGAAGTATTTAGGAGGAAAGGGTCATGATGTATGCAACTTATTCATTAACAGGTTTACAAATTCTAAAGTTATAAAGGACTTTTGAAATAAAGAAAGGGGCTGACACCAGTGAATGCCAACAGCGACAGTCCTGGATGATCACTCAGGTGCTACTGCTGAGGGCTAGGCCCTTGATGTGAGTGCAGGTCTCTTTATGCATCTTTACAGCACACCTCAAGAgcacatgacaaaaaaaaaaaaaaaaaaagagcacatgACACAGGCAGACTAAAGAGGAACATGTACTCATCTATGCTAGTGTCCTGTCTGCTTGAAATGTTCCCCACACTGATTCACATTGAAGAAAAAGTCAGTTACTCTGAGAATTTATATACATCTAACTTAAAGCATGACTTTCAGAATTTGGGTCCCAACCAAGATTTACTGTATAGAAAGGATGATTCTGTGCCAACCTTTGTTCCATCTCTTTTTgtagtctttcttctttttctttttgctcacgAGCAAGGCGTCGTTTTTCTGCCAAAATTTTTGTTGCCTCCTCAGCATTCTTAGGTCCTGGTGTGCCTTTATTACCAGACTCTAGTTTAAATTAACATGCAAAACAGTTAGGTTTAGCGAACCTACTGCCTCTATGTCCAATAAAGAGGTGCAAGACAATgtgcaatgttaaaaaaaaacaacaacagtatgtCCatgatataaaatgtataaataaactataaatgatttatttaatagCTTTTGTTCAAAAGCCCAATTCCTATGCCCTCATGGCCACCCCAAGCCACCAACAGAAGTACCATTCTGTTAACTTTTAACAACTACTTGTCCCCAAAAGAAATAATGTGTTCCTGCTTTGGTTTAGCTGTTTTGAGATACCTGACTAAATTACCtctatggaaaaaaattaagatgtacTGAATACGGAGGAAGATAAGCTTATGCTCAGTCCAAATGaggtataaatttttttttcttttttggccatggtGCACAGCTTaggggaccttagttccccaaccagggaatgaaccgCGCAGTGAAAGCGCCtagtctttaaccactggactaccagggaattccctgaagtgTACAAATCTTAAgtcaattaaacaaaaatatatccaGCATACATTCTGAAAATTGTgcatcatttttattaaataaatattatttcactaaGTGTTGATAACAGTATGTTAATATATTTGGTTGATCATAAAGTGGCTAACTGTGGATAAACAAAGCAAGCAAGACTATCAGTAAAATAAGGTGACCACATGGAGGCATAGTATTTTAGTTCATGTgacaaatttgttttaaataaactaCATATGAAAATGAGGATTTTAAGAAATCaggaataaataaatcataataaaaagaCTGTTTATGTTACAAAGAATTCACTGTGGAATTCCTTCAAAAAGCAAAATTCATAAGtgtatttaaaattaagtaatgcaggaggattatagaaaaagcaagggaattccagaaaaacacctacttctgcttcattgaccatgctaaagcctttgactctctggatcacaacaaactgtggaaaattcttataaatcaattatatttcaagtaaaaaaaaaaaaaaaaacagaaacagactcccagacatagaaaacaaacttatggttaccaaaggggaaggcaagggggaagggataaattaggagtttgggattagcagatacacactgctgctgctgctgctaagtcacttcagtcatgtctgactctgtgcgactccactgacggcagcccaccaggctccgccatccctgggattctccaggcaagaacactggagtgggttaccatgtccttctccaatgcatgaaagtgaaaagtgaaagtgaagtcgctcagttgtgtccgactctttgtgactgcatggactgcagcccaccaggttcctccgtccatgggattttccaggcaagagtactggagtggggtgccagtgccgtCTCCCTActacatacaaaataaacaataaggtcctacttgactgctttcactgctgggttcactccctggttggagaactaagatccccccaagctgtgcagcatggccaaaaaagaaaaataaaagatttatacCTCATTTGGACTGAGCATAAGCACAAGGAATTGTAtttagtatcttataataacctataatggaaaagaatatgaaaaggagtatctATACAtgtgtatctgaatcactttgctgtttaccataaagtaacacaaaatttgaaatcaactacacttcaattaaaagaaaagaatgcatGTGATAGTCAAAAAACCAGTATATTTTTTAGAACCCACATACAGACCTGACACATGTTACGGTCTATGCATAAAAACTACCCTACAGCTCCTGATGGAAACCTGCTCAGCCACAAACGGCTGGATGTGCTGTCTCCAAGGATGGAAAATACCTAAGGGCCATCCACTATCAGAGCTGGAAGGAACTGCAGGGACCATCTAGACCATGGCATTCATCCAACCCATCTGTACACACTAAACATCAGTTCCAAAAATGGGGCTAAATAAGAAGTTGCAGCAAGAAAAAACAAGCATTGTGCCAGTGTGACTGGTGCAAtgctctttattttaaataaagtttgcTTCCTATAGTTCTCTGAACTGGGGAATAAAATGACAGTTCCCAGACTACCTTGAGATTTTCTGGTGGCTGAAATGAACTTGTTAGTGAAGGAACTCACCTTCACAGATCATATCCTTTTGGCTTGCAGCCTCAGAGTTGTTAATGGTGTTAGAAACGGCTTTGCTTTTCATTCCCATAGTACCTAATGCATTTTGTGCAAATACAGTACGCTGCGTAGGAATTACtttataggaaaaacaaaactgtgtcGATTGTTTTGACGTGCCGGGTGAAGGTGACGGGGGGCAATTCTTTTGAATTTGCCTACTGGGAAAAAGAAATAGTTAATGGAGGAAGTCTGGTATgactttataatatatatgtgctGATTTTTACTGTACCATTTCACACACTATAATGTCTTGACATCATGATACGATATTTTATAATAGATAAaaggtaaattaatttttaaaggcttttcccTTTATATTTTCATTACCATGCATACTACATTATTTATGAAACACTGATGCGAGGTTTATCCTGGTAAAACATGTATCAGGAACAGCTGCAAATAAGCTACTTACCTAGCACTGATGGGAGATGGTGGACGCCACCTTCTTGTAGGAGATGATGACCATCTATAACACGGTATCTGCGATGGTGGTATGCGCTTCTTGGTAATAGGGTTTGAGGGCTGTTCGTCCATTTCTGATTTCTGAACAAATCAATACGATCATATAAAAAAATTACTAGTATTACCTTTTGTGGCTGccctttcaaaagaaaaaaattctgaataaaatgCTCCTAAAATCCCAATTCTCCTTTCATGCATGAGACTTAGGTACAGACATTCATTCTTCCAGactaacattttatattatacaatTCAAACAGGtcatagaaataatttaaaataattcttttacttcaaaacttaattttatttgtaaagcctAATTGACCTCTGTGATAGTTCTCAAAAACATTCCTTCAGAGTTTAGAAACATAATTCATATAAACCACTATATTTTATCCCTTCTATTAAAAATGATCTATTATTCCAACTTTGGGGGGAAACTCTGAGACAATGAGTATCAgataattttaaatcattaaagtgaatatattttatCATAGAATGCTGCATGTTGTGAAATCTGACCCATCATCATCTATACAAcaaaaaatatagattttaataGAAAATCTGTCAATGAAAGGCACTTGTCGAACCTGTGGAGAATCTTTCACTTTACCTTGGAAGATATTTCCACGGTCACCTCAGGGGAGGTCTCCAGGGGTGCCTCCACACTTGCCTCAGAAGGCCCTTTCGTGGTCTCCTTGGGGAGCACCTCCACACTCCCCTCTGGGAGTGCATCCATGCTTGCCGCTGAGAACGCTTCTACACTCTCCTCAGGGGATGTTTCCACACTCTCCTCGGGGAGTGTTACCATGCTCGCCTCGGGAGATATGTCCACACTAGCCTCAGATGATGCTTCCGTGCTCACCTCCTGGGACGAGTCCATGCTCACTTCAGGAGATGGGTTCACACTCACATCTGGGGATGAGTCCATGCTCACCTCCGGGGATGGACCCACATGCGCTTCAAGGGATAGGTCCTCACTGGTCTCAGGTGATGTTTCCACATTTGCACAGGGTCCTTCCATGTTCACTTCTGGTAGTGCTTCCACACTCACCTTGGGGTGTTCTTCTGTGCTTACCTCTGGGAGTGAATCCACGCTCACCTTAGGGTGTTCTTTCATGCTCGCCTCCGCGAGTGCTTCCACATTCACTGCAGGGTGTTCTTTCATGCTCGCCTCCACGAGTGCTTCCACGCTCACCTCAGGGTGTTCTTTCATGCTCACCTTTAGGAGTGCATCCACTCTCACCTTAGGGTGTTCTTTCATGCTCTCCTCTGCAAGTGCTTCCACACTCACTGCAGGGTGTTCTTTCATGCTCTCCTCTGGGAGTGCTTCCACACTCACTGCAGGGTGTTCTTTCATGCTCACCTCTAGGAGTGCATCCACTCTCACCTTAGGGTGTTCTTTCATGCTCTCCTCTGCGAGTACTTCCACATTCACTCCAGGATGTTCTTTCATGCTCTCCTCTGCGAGTGCTTCCACATTCACTCCAGGGTGTTCTTTCATGCTTGCCTCCAGGAATGTTTCCACACTCACCTTGGGGTGTTTTTTCATGCTCTCCTCTGGGAACGCTTCCACACTCACTTCAGGGGGTGCTTCCACGTTCACCTGGGGGGATTCATCCAAGCTTGCCTTGGTGAGTGCTTCAACGCTCACCTCAGGGGGCACTTCCACACTTGCCTTGGGGGCCACTCCCACACTAGTCTTGGAAGGTATTTCTACCTTCTCCTGGAAAGGCATCACCGCTGTTGACTGGCGAGGCACTATGGTACTCTTCAATTCATCACTGCTATGCCTAAGCAGGGGGATGTTTACATACTGGATTACACTGTGGATGCCTGTGGATAAATGAGAATAAAGAGTGAAATTCCACACAGGTAGAAATTTGACAAGACGGAAATGTACCATTAGcagtataaaaacaaaatcagtcgTTTATTAGGAAATCACAGGGATTACACACCATACAGAAATGTTTAGTGAAATGGATCACAGACACAAGGCAGAAACATCTCAAAGTTGGTACTTCAGAGGCACTACCACTAAAAGAGAAGTATTGTGAAAGCAACAGAGCTCTCTAGATGAAAATAAGATGCTTCTCCAAAGCTGATGTCTGCAACAAGCATTTCTATTTTAATCACACTATAGTTCAGAATGATTTTCATAGACAATTACAAAACCTTGGACACTTATAAAAAGTAATCTAAACAAAGTCACCAGGGCCAGGGATTTTGCCATTACAGGTGATTACATAAGACACTctatatatgattattttaagatAGAGTATAAACAAGAGCATCTTCTCACCCATACTAAAAACTGCAGTAAGACAGTAATCagaattggaggaggaaatggcaacccactccagtattcttgcctggaaaatcccatggacagaggagccccgtgggctacagtctatgggtcgcaaagggtcagacatgattgagcaactaacacacagtaATCAGAATGGGCTGGATCTCCAAGGTCTCTTCCAGTTTTAACAATCTAAATATTTTTAgcttaagaaatggaaaaaattataatatctgGTACTAGTTAGATAGAAGAAAGCGATAATACTAATGTTGGGAACTAGGCTGGGGGATTGGCACATGCTCCATGGAAGCATTTTGGCAACAGTGTATCAAAAGCCACTCTGAAAACTATATATTCTTTgttccagcaatttcacttttagGTTATCcttaagagaaaattaaattaaaaaatgagtatgTATGTTGTTACTTAatacagcattgtttataatactgAAACAACTGAAAATATAATCTAAATAGTCAACACAAAATTTGGACTATACTAAGGCAGTCATTAAGAGTAATAATACGCTATTTTTGGACACAGAAAACGGTATATTTTGAATCTAAACAAAAGCAGGTTATGACTgcactttattaaaaatatataaatgcaaatattcaGTTATCAGTGAGTACTGGGATAACAggaaattacattaaattttttttcactaaatatttattggtttaaatatttattactttaaaatacactttttttgtgtgtgggcctcaccatgcagcttgtgggatcttggttccctgaccatggatcgaacccacagcCTGGGCAGAGAGAGTGCAgtatcctaaccactggactgccagggaagtccctaa
The nucleotide sequence above comes from Bos javanicus breed banteng chromosome X, ARS-OSU_banteng_1.0, whole genome shotgun sequence. Encoded proteins:
- the MAP7D3 gene encoding MAP7 domain-containing protein 3 isoform X1 — encoded protein: MAERAGGGTSLRGLRERMVAAANAIAEERRSQGSFSSLPSQPSNIKSPFKPVIDGSVLKNDIKQRLAKERREEKKRQDDANKETQLLEKERKSKIVYEKQMEEKQRKLREQKEKDEQRRISAEKKRNEMLEEEREKFKAVLHRTLERSSRVDRQKRWSWAGYTTVNSQNKTVNKHSTSTEKLEQGTCGLHRQMSSTGLQNSVAKKTPEKRRSSSLNRRCSRLHSSTETEQVEEKRPGIHSVIQYVNIPLLRHSSDELKSTIVPRQSTAVMPFQEKVEIPSKTSVGVAPKASVEVPPEVSVEALTKASLDESPQVNVEAPPEVSVEAFPEESMKKHPKVSVETFLEASMKEHPGVNVEALAEESMKEHPGVNVEVLAEESMKEHPKVRVDALLEVSMKEHPAVSVEALPEESMKEHPAVSVEALAEESMKEHPKVRVDALLKVSMKEHPEVSVEALVEASMKEHPAVNVEALAEASMKEHPKVSVDSLPEVSTEEHPKVSVEALPEVNMEGPCANVETSPETSEDLSLEAHVGPSPEVSMDSSPDVSVNPSPEVSMDSSQEVSTEASSEASVDISPEASMVTLPEESVETSPEESVEAFSAASMDALPEGSVEVLPKETTKGPSEASVEAPLETSPEVTVEISSKKSEMDEQPSNPITKKRIPPSQIPCYRWSSSPTRRWRPPSPISARQIQKNCPPSPSPGTSKQSTQFCFSYKVIPTQRTVFAQNALGTMGMKSKAVSNTINNSEAASQKDMICEESGNKGTPGPKNAEEATKILAEKRRLAREQKEKEERLQKEMEQRKMKDVAKKVDEGQEDEFSKFGDGQQPKEMKKRESQEQEDQKVELQKSDAKIKAQEEADKRKKEHERIMLQNLQERLERKKRIEEIMKRTRKPDSNASKATETLSSDAYEEDEADDEDESESDSDSFDDVHPSATINGMDSSPKPKTHVKNVKNTSKFLDVTSSHIHKETKAFLNTDMKTFRQKGVKDPLNQTKSTRSSTKRPTNRAAKTGKAETSSTMRPSRSSHSEVQKWVCDRIINFSRETEPPVSSFPPESPKLQLRGSVTSCLSHQPPIDNKNRSKSVPAPSDM
- the MAP7D3 gene encoding MAP7 domain-containing protein 3 isoform X4, which encodes MAERAGGGTSLRGLRERMVAAANAIAEERRSQGSFSSLPSQPSNIKSPFKPVIDGSVLKNDIKQRLAKERREEKKRQDDANKETQLLEKERKSKIVYEKQMEEKQRKLREQKEKDEQRRISAEKKRNEMLEEEREKFKAVLHRTLERSSRVDRQKRWSWAGYTTVNSQNKTVNKHSTSTEKLEQGTCGLHRQMSSTGLQNSVAKKTPEKRRSSSLNRRCSRLHSSTETEQVEEKRPGIHSVIQYVNIPLLRHSSDELKSTIVPRQSTAVMPFQEKVNVEAPPEVSVEAFPEESMKKHPKVSVETFLEASMKEHPGVNVEALAEESMKEHPGVNVEVLAEESMKEHPKVRVDALLEVSMKEHPAVSVEALPEESMKEHPAVSVEALAEESMKEHPKVRVDALLKVSMKEHPEVSVEALVEASMKEHPAVNVEALAEASMKEHPKVSVDSLPEVSTEEHPKVSVEALPEVNMEGPCANVETSPETSEDLSLEAHVGPSPEVSMDSSPDVSVNPSPEVSMDSSQEVSTEASSEASVDISPEASMVTLPEESVETSPEESVEAFSAASMDALPEGSVEVLPKETTKGPSEASVEAPLETSPEVTVEISSKKSEMDEQPSNPITKKRIPPSQIPCYRWSSSPTRRWRPPSPISASRQIQKNCPPSPSPGTSKQSTQFCFSYKVIPTQRTVFAQNALGTMGMKSKAVSNTINNSEAASQKDMICEESGNKGTPGPKNAEEATKILAEKRRLAREQKEKEERLQKEMEQRKMKDVAKKVDEGQEDEFSKFGDGQQPKEMKKRESQEQEDQKVELQKSDAKIKAQEEADKRKKEHERIMLQNLQERLERKKRIEEIMKRTRKPDSNASKATETLSSDAYEEDEADDEDESESDSDSFDDVHPSATINGMDSSPKPKTHVKNVKNTSKFLDVTSSHIHKETKAFLNTDMKTFRQKGVKDPLNQTKSTRSSTKRPTNRAAKTGKAETSSTMRPSRSSHSEVQKWVCDRIINFSRETEPPVSSFPPESPKLQLRGSVTSCLSHQPPIDNKNRSKSVPAPSDM
- the MAP7D3 gene encoding MAP7 domain-containing protein 3 isoform X2 yields the protein MDHSIIRSNGTGSVAAANAIAEERRSQGSFSSLPSQPSNIKSPFKPVIDGSVLKNDIKQRLAKERREEKKRQDDANKETQLLEKERKSKIVYEKQMEEKQRKLREQKEKDEQRRISAEKKRNEMLEEEREKFKAVLHRTLERSSRVDRQKRWSWAGYTTVNSQNKTVNKHSTSTEKLEQGTCGLHRQMSSTGLQNSVAKKTPEKRRSSSLNRRCSRLHSSTETEQVEEKRPGIHSVIQYVNIPLLRHSSDELKSTIVPRQSTAVMPFQEKVEIPSKTSVGVAPKASVEVPPEVSVEALTKASLDESPQVNVEAPPEVSVEAFPEESMKKHPKVSVETFLEASMKEHPGVNVEALAEESMKEHPGVNVEVLAEESMKEHPKVRVDALLEVSMKEHPAVSVEALPEESMKEHPAVSVEALAEESMKEHPKVRVDALLKVSMKEHPEVSVEALVEASMKEHPAVNVEALAEASMKEHPKVSVDSLPEVSTEEHPKVSVEALPEVNMEGPCANVETSPETSEDLSLEAHVGPSPEVSMDSSPDVSVNPSPEVSMDSSQEVSTEASSEASVDISPEASMVTLPEESVETSPEESVEAFSAASMDALPEGSVEVLPKETTKGPSEASVEAPLETSPEVTVEISSKKSEMDEQPSNPITKKRIPPSQIPCYRWSSSPTRRWRPPSPISASRQIQKNCPPSPSPGTSKQSTQFCFSYKVIPTQRTVFAQNALGTMGMKSKAVSNTINNSEAASQKDMICEESGNKGTPGPKNAEEATKILAEKRRLAREQKEKEERLQKEMEQRKMKDVAKKVDEGQEDEFSKFGDGQQPKEMKKRESQEQEDQKVELQKSDAKIKAQEEADKRKKEHERIMLQNLQERLERKKRIEEIMKRTRKPDSNASKATETLSSDAYEEDEADDEDESESDSDSFDDVHPSATINGMDSSPKPKTHVKNVKNTSKFLDVTSSHIHKETKAFLNTDMKTFRQKGVKDPLNQTKSTRSSTKRPTNRAAKTGKAETSSTMRPSRSSHSEVQKWVCDRIINFSRETEPPVSSFPPESPKLQLRGSVTSCLSHQPPIDNKNRSKSVPAPSDM
- the MAP7D3 gene encoding MAP7 domain-containing protein 3 isoform X3, producing MAERAGGGTSLRGLRERMVAAANAIAEERRSQGSFSSLPSQPSNIKSPFKPVIDGSVLKNDIKQRLAKERREEKKRQDDANKETQLLEKERKSKIVYEKQMEEKQRKLREQKEKDEQRRISAEKKRNEMLEEEREKFKAVLHRTLERSSRVDRQKRWSWAGYTTVNSQNKTVNKHSTSTEKLEQGTCGLHRQMSSTGLQNSVAKKTPEKRRSSSLNRRCSRLHSSTETEQVEEKRPGIHSVIQYVNIPLLRHSSDELKSTIVPRQSTAVMPFQEKVEIPSKTSVGVAPKASVEVPPEVSVEALTKASLDESPQVNVEAPPEVSVEAFPEESMKKHPKVSVETFLEASMKEHPGVNVEALAEESMKEHPGVNVEVLAEESMKEHPKVRVDALLEVSMKEHPAVSVEALPEESMKEHPAVSVEALAEESMKEHPKVRVDALLKVSMKEHPEVSVEALVEASMKEHPAVNVEALAEASMKEHPKVSVDSLPEVSTEEHPKVSVEALPEVNMEGPCANVETSPETSEDLSLEAHVGPSPEVSMDSSPDVSVNPSPEVSMDSSQEVSTEASSEASVDISPEASMVTLPEESVETSPEESVEAFSAASMDALPEGSVEVLPKETTKGPSEASVEAPLETSPEVTVEISSKKSEMDEQPSNPITKKRIPPSQIPCYRWSSSPTRRWRPPSPISASRQIQKNCPPSPSPGTSKQSTQFCFSYKVIPTQRTVFAQNALGTMGMKSKAVSNTINNSEAASQKDMICEESGNKGTPGPKNAEEATKILAEKRRLAREQKEKEERLQKEMEQRKMKDVAKKVDEGQEDEFSKFGDGQQPKEMKKRESQEQEDQKVELQKSDAKIKAQEEADKRKKEHERIMLQNLQERLERKKATETLSSDAYEEDEADDEDESESDSDSFDDVHPSATINGMDSSPKPKTHVKNVKNTSKFLDVTSSHIHKETKAFLNTDMKTFRQKGVKDPLNQTKSTRSSTKRPTNRAAKTGKAETSSTMRPSRSSHSEVQKWVCDRIINFSRETEPPVSSFPPESPKLQLRGSVTSCLSHQPPIDNKNRSKSVPAPSDM
- the MAP7D3 gene encoding MAP7 domain-containing protein 3 isoform X5, with the protein product MAERAGGGTSLRGLRERMVAAANAIAEERRSQGSFSSLPSQPSNIKSPFKPVIDGSVLKNDIKQRLAKERREEKKRQDDANKETQLLEKERKSKIVYEKQMEEKQRKLREQKEKDEQRRISAEKKRNEMLEEEREKFKAVLHRTLERSSRVDRQKRWSWAGYTTVNSQNKTVNKHSTSTEKLEQGTCGLHRQMSSTGLQNSVAKKTPEKRRSSSLNRRCSRLHSSTETEQVEEKRPGIHSVIQYVNIPLLRHSSDELKSTIVPRQSTAVMPFQEKVEIPSKTSVGVAPKASVEVPPEVSVEALTKASLDESPQVNVEAPPEVSVEAFPEESMKKHPKVSVETFLEASMKEHPGVNVEALAEESMKEHPGVNVEVLAEESMKEHPKVRVDALLEVSMKEHPAVSVEALPEESMKEHPAVSVEALAEESMKEHPKVRVDALLKVSMKEHPEVSVEALVEASMKEHPAVNVEALAEASMKEHPKVSVDSLPEVSTEEHPKVSVEALPEVNMEGPCANVETSPETSEDLSLEAHVGPSPEVSMDSSPDVSVNPSPEVSMDSSQEVSTEASSEASVDISPEASMVTLPEESVETSPEESVEAFSAASMDALPEGSVEVLPKETTKGPSEASVEAPLETSPEVTVEISSKKSEMDEQPSNPITKKRIPPSQIPCYRWSSSPTRRWRPPSPISASRQIQKNCPPSPSPGTSKQSTQFCFSYKVIPTQRTVFAQNALGTMGMKSKAVSNTINNSEAASQKDMICEESGNKGTPGPKNAEEATKILAEKRRLAREQKEKEERLQKEMEQRKMKDVAKKVDEGQEDEFSKFGDGQQPKEMKKRESQEQEDQKVELQKSDAKIKAQEEADKRKKEHERIMLQNLQERLERKKRIEEIMKRTRKPDSNASKATETLSSDAYEEDEADDEDESESDSDSFDDVHPSATINGMDSSPKPKTHVKNVKNTSKFLDVTSSHIHKETKAFLNTDMKTFRQKGVKDPLNQTKSTRSSTKRPTNRAAKTGKAETSSTMRPSRSSHSEVQKWVCDRIINFSRETEPPVSSFPPESPKLQLRGSVTSCLSHQPPIDNKNRSKSVPAPSDM